A genomic segment from Sorangium aterium encodes:
- a CDS encoding VWA domain-containing protein, with protein sequence MFASVAGGLLTSVAGVSAAFAQVAPLDTNHVVIIDRSGSMYGDRIALAKKAAKIYWNTLVSSNVPASQSFTEMLGVASYSDTSSITYPLTALPASGLDTAVDALVADGSTSIGAGLEEALDMLVAESPTKSARECVILLSDGQHNTPPAPSDFYGDYYNRVEEVHSIALGSGADEAMMSDIAANYGVSPGLYLRADSDTAIDQLELIGAFNRMANDCRDGGMIDQVLTEILPQSTSCADAFVSAAQIVDFTMIFVGAAAPKVYLLPPWDQTSEITETNFATSGSDLTFFSAENFKRFSLNLTQPYEEGSWQFCATNTSDQPIYLYSAVSTLADTISLRVTPSTLNVGTAPLIVEAEVSHLGSPVLGATVSAQMTGPSGAVTPLAFHDDGAAAHGDATANDGVYSLKVGQFAETGSHDVTVFADYAGSATVPMFTRQHTFGFYKNPAPPCQSLGPMSTAIVASVNGTSCFQIDRASLPTAWTPATLTLQMSPTDGVPLNGVSVSANGGTPQSAPANSWSATTTIPFPGRANDVVYQVNTTSNRQLRIQWYP encoded by the coding sequence ATGTTCGCAAGCGTCGCCGGCGGTCTCCTCACGAGCGTTGCGGGGGTGTCTGCCGCGTTTGCCCAGGTCGCCCCGCTGGACACCAACCATGTGGTGATCATCGACCGGTCCGGCAGCATGTACGGCGACCGCATCGCGCTCGCGAAGAAGGCGGCCAAGATCTACTGGAACACGCTCGTATCGAGCAATGTGCCCGCGTCGCAGTCGTTCACGGAGATGCTCGGCGTGGCGAGCTACTCCGACACCTCGTCGATCACGTACCCCTTGACGGCGCTGCCGGCGTCCGGCCTGGACACGGCGGTCGACGCGCTGGTCGCGGACGGGTCGACCTCGATCGGGGCGGGCCTAGAGGAGGCGCTCGACATGCTGGTCGCCGAGAGCCCGACCAAGAGCGCGCGCGAGTGCGTCATCCTGCTGTCGGACGGGCAGCACAACACGCCGCCTGCCCCGAGCGACTTCTATGGGGACTATTACAACCGAGTGGAGGAGGTCCACTCGATCGCGCTCGGGTCGGGGGCGGACGAGGCGATGATGAGCGACATCGCGGCGAACTACGGGGTCTCGCCCGGGCTCTACCTGCGCGCCGACAGCGACACCGCGATCGACCAGCTCGAGCTGATCGGCGCGTTCAACCGCATGGCGAACGACTGTCGCGACGGCGGCATGATCGATCAGGTGCTGACGGAGATCCTGCCGCAGTCGACGTCGTGCGCGGACGCGTTCGTCTCGGCGGCGCAGATCGTGGATTTCACGATGATCTTCGTCGGAGCGGCCGCGCCGAAAGTCTACTTGCTGCCCCCTTGGGACCAGACTTCCGAGATCACCGAGACGAACTTCGCCACGTCGGGCTCCGACCTGACCTTCTTTTCGGCCGAGAACTTCAAGCGCTTCTCCCTGAACCTGACGCAGCCGTACGAGGAGGGGTCCTGGCAGTTCTGCGCCACGAACACCTCGGATCAGCCCATCTACCTCTACTCCGCGGTGTCGACCCTGGCCGACACGATCTCGCTCCGGGTCACGCCGAGCACGCTGAACGTCGGGACGGCGCCGCTCATCGTGGAGGCCGAGGTGAGCCACCTGGGCAGCCCGGTCCTAGGCGCCACGGTCAGCGCGCAGATGACCGGCCCGAGCGGCGCGGTCACGCCCCTGGCGTTCCACGACGACGGCGCTGCCGCGCACGGCGACGCGACGGCCAACGACGGCGTCTACTCGCTGAAGGTCGGCCAGTTCGCCGAGACGGGGAGCCACGACGTCACGGTGTTCGCGGACTACGCGGGCAGCGCCACCGTCCCGATGTTCACGCGGCAGCACACGTTCGGGTTCTACAAGAACCCCGCGCCGCCCTGCCAGAGCCTGGGGCCGATGAGCACGGCTATCGTCGCGTCGGTCAACGGGACCTCCTGCTTCCAGATCGATCGGGCGAGCCTCCCGACCGCCTGGACGCCGGCGACCCTGACGCTGCAGATGAGCCCGACGGACGGCGTCCCGCTGAACGGCGTCAGCGTGTCGGCCAACGGCGGGACGCCCCAGAGCGCCCCGGCGAACAGCTGGTCCGCAACGACCACGATCCCGTTCCCGGGCAGGGCGAACGACGTTGTCTATCAGGTGAACACGACGAGCAACAGGCAGCTTCGGATTCAATGGTATCCGTGA